One Paenarthrobacter aurescens TC1 DNA window includes the following coding sequences:
- a CDS encoding hypothetical protein (identified by Glimmer2; putative), with the protein MSSLMVSVISFIAGVKDRFTNEEKGATAVEYGLLVALIAALIVGTVVLLGQDVLKGFDTVEKALV; encoded by the coding sequence ATGTCATCTCTCATGGTTTCCGTTATCTCGTTCATCGCCGGCGTCAAGGATCGCTTCACCAACGAGGAGAAGGGCGCGACGGCTGTTGAATACGGTCTGCTCGTGGCTCTGATCGCCGCTCTCATCGTTGGCACCGTCGTCCTCCTGGGGCAGGACGTCCTTAAGGGCTTCGACACAGTCGAGAAGGCCCTGGTCTAA
- a CDS encoding putative bacterial type II secretion system protein F domain (identified by match to protein family HMM PF00482), giving the protein MITATSPLLLIGGVILGIAALAIGLFLIPRSRNSAIALSRRRPNAGTQDSVLTRMTNSAVALVDGSVSASRASGTRLLLEQAGSRMRPADYVLLVICATFTGAVVGFILGGLLVAILFGILVPIGARMVLSVMTSRRRAQFEAQLGDTLQMLSGSMRAGHSLLRAVDAVALEAQSPTKEEFARIVGEVRLGRDLRDALLDAANRLHSEDFLWATQAIEIHREVGGDLAEVLDHVAETIRERSQIKGQVRALSAEGRLSAYVLIALPTGMFLYLSLANGTYIQPLFTHPVGWIMLVVAVVLLALGSFWLSRVVKIKF; this is encoded by the coding sequence ATGATCACCGCAACCAGTCCCCTGCTGCTCATCGGCGGGGTAATCCTCGGAATCGCGGCCCTGGCAATCGGTCTCTTTCTCATCCCTCGGTCGAGAAACTCGGCAATCGCATTGTCCCGGCGGCGTCCAAACGCCGGCACCCAGGACTCAGTGCTGACCCGGATGACAAATTCTGCTGTCGCATTGGTAGATGGGTCAGTTTCGGCCAGCAGGGCTTCCGGAACCAGGCTTCTCCTTGAGCAGGCCGGCTCCAGGATGCGGCCGGCGGACTACGTACTCTTGGTCATCTGCGCCACCTTCACTGGCGCCGTCGTAGGCTTCATCCTCGGCGGTCTCTTGGTGGCAATACTCTTCGGAATCTTAGTGCCCATCGGCGCACGCATGGTTCTGAGCGTCATGACGTCCCGACGCCGGGCGCAGTTCGAAGCTCAACTGGGCGACACGCTGCAAATGCTGTCCGGCAGCATGCGGGCCGGTCATAGCTTGCTGCGGGCAGTCGATGCTGTGGCTCTGGAGGCACAGTCACCTACCAAGGAAGAATTCGCCAGGATCGTAGGCGAAGTCCGTCTGGGACGTGACCTCCGCGATGCACTCCTGGACGCAGCAAACCGTCTACACAGCGAGGATTTCCTCTGGGCCACCCAGGCCATCGAAATTCACCGTGAAGTGGGCGGCGACTTGGCTGAAGTACTGGACCACGTGGCTGAAACGATCCGCGAGCGGTCACAAATCAAAGGCCAAGTGCGGGCCCTCAGCGCTGAAGGTCGACTGTCAGCGTATGTGCTCATAGCACTGCCGACCGGCATGTTTCTGTACCTCAGCCTCGCCAACGGGACGTACATCCAGCCTCTCTTCACGCACCCCGTGGGTTGGATCATGCTCGTGGTAGCCGTCGTCCTTCTTGCGTTGGGGTCCTTCTGGCTCAGCCGCGTCGTCAAGATCAAGTTCTAG
- a CDS encoding putative Flp pilus assembly protein CpaB family (identified by match to protein family HMM PF06981) — protein sequence MKTRLLGGIVAVVLAIVGTLLLVTYVQAADARAQKDLQPVDVLVIQSQVPEGADLQQIKSAVKLASLPAASVPNGALKSLSGMEGKVAGAELMPGEALLGNRLVDPNSLAAPGSVPVPDGLQEVSVQLDAQRVVGGRLAAGDTVGVVVLVGENGQSDTDASAQLVFHKVLVTSVQRATARNSNTAQASSEQANTQLPEGSFIVTLARSDVDATKIVYGAKYGDIWLTKEPAEAQESARVTIKKAEVLQ from the coding sequence GTGAAAACTCGCCTACTGGGAGGCATAGTCGCAGTCGTGCTGGCAATAGTCGGCACGCTGCTACTGGTCACATACGTTCAAGCAGCAGACGCGCGGGCACAAAAGGACCTCCAGCCCGTTGATGTCCTTGTTATCCAAAGTCAGGTTCCCGAGGGAGCCGATCTTCAGCAGATCAAGTCTGCTGTAAAGCTTGCTTCGCTACCCGCGGCTTCGGTACCCAATGGTGCCCTCAAGAGCCTCTCCGGAATGGAGGGCAAAGTCGCGGGGGCAGAACTCATGCCTGGTGAAGCCCTGCTGGGAAACCGCCTGGTGGATCCCAACAGCCTGGCGGCCCCCGGGTCAGTCCCTGTCCCCGACGGACTTCAAGAAGTTTCAGTACAACTTGATGCGCAGCGCGTTGTAGGCGGGCGACTGGCCGCCGGCGACACCGTAGGCGTCGTGGTGCTGGTGGGCGAGAACGGGCAATCCGACACTGACGCTTCAGCCCAGCTCGTCTTCCATAAAGTGCTCGTTACCAGCGTTCAGCGGGCCACAGCCAGGAACTCGAACACCGCGCAAGCAAGCTCGGAGCAGGCCAACACACAGCTGCCGGAGGGTTCATTCATCGTGACACTCGCCCGCAGCGATGTGGACGCCACCAAGATCGTTTACGGAGCAAAGTACGGGGATATCTGGCTGACGAAAGAACCCGCCGAGGCCCAGGAAAGCGCACGCGTCACCATCAAGAAGGCAGAGGTACTCCAATGA
- a CDS encoding putative type IV leader peptidase family protein (identified by match to protein family HMM PF01478), producing the protein MNDGPGVPLLIALLGLLLSPTAELVIARTLPRLGGAPALKVRITTAGVTALLFGLLAWRFGFSPELPAFLLLALLGVQLSRIDFTVHLLPNALVLLLFGGGLVLLLASAALTPGWADLIRALAGGAILFAGYLILGLFSPGSLGMGDVKLAAPLGLYLGYLGWGQVLFGGLLGFVVGGVLTVLMLRVRSAEKPVETAHGPAMVVAALGVALLMN; encoded by the coding sequence ATGAACGATGGCCCCGGCGTCCCGCTCCTCATTGCGCTCCTCGGGTTGCTGCTCAGCCCTACTGCCGAGCTAGTGATCGCCCGCACGCTGCCGCGACTCGGCGGCGCGCCTGCCCTCAAGGTCCGGATCACGACGGCGGGGGTCACCGCGCTGCTTTTTGGCTTACTGGCGTGGCGTTTTGGGTTTTCTCCGGAGTTGCCGGCATTTCTTTTATTGGCATTGCTTGGCGTTCAGCTTTCGCGGATTGATTTCACCGTCCACTTGCTGCCGAATGCACTGGTTTTACTTTTGTTTGGGGGCGGATTGGTCCTGCTCCTTGCCTCCGCTGCCCTCACGCCAGGATGGGCGGACTTGATTCGAGCTCTCGCCGGAGGAGCGATCCTGTTCGCCGGCTACTTAATTCTGGGACTTTTTTCGCCGGGAAGCCTCGGAATGGGCGATGTGAAGCTCGCAGCGCCCCTAGGGCTGTACTTGGGGTACTTGGGTTGGGGCCAAGTACTCTTCGGGGGGCTTCTGGGATTCGTGGTGGGCGGGGTGCTCACGGTCCTGATGTTGCGCGTGCGATCAGCCGAAAAACCCGTGGAGACGGCTCACGGCCCTGCAATGGTAGTCGCTGCCCTGGGCGTGGCCCTGCTCATGAACTAA
- a CDS encoding trypsin-like serine protease, whose translation MKRSETVKKPEKKLAIPACLAALLTAPILAASPAAAEINADTIDKSIVWVDTAWSASVQVPFKDGTTETYRTTVYAYCTGWFVSDTGHVATAGHCVEADDGLRVSVYSNVIEEQGLTGVRAEDVDWPMSLGEPSIKIDQPSGIDGGVLSGKTAITAQLIAKQGFEKGDNALLRIADMKDTPALSIGPEAPKVREKVTSIGFPDLVGSTSDVERQKPSYRSGAVSSRSYSTQGVPRTEIDTDITPGMSGGPSVNEEGQVIGINSAYVYQGAGQANYITDTETLREFLTANGVKLAEPASQSAAPAAAVENPTAVTSTGPEIPLWMIVTLAGLVLALAVMAIFLTRAMRQRPKPAAAAAMPAGPQMPWVQEPPRPENGPRPENGPRREDGQPL comes from the coding sequence ATGAAAAGGTCAGAGACGGTCAAGAAGCCGGAGAAGAAACTCGCTATACCGGCTTGCTTGGCGGCACTGCTAACAGCACCGATTCTGGCCGCGTCGCCTGCAGCAGCCGAGATCAACGCGGACACCATCGACAAGTCCATTGTGTGGGTGGACACTGCGTGGAGCGCTTCCGTTCAGGTGCCCTTCAAGGACGGAACCACCGAAACGTACCGGACCACCGTCTACGCGTACTGCACGGGATGGTTCGTCAGCGACACAGGGCACGTGGCAACTGCCGGCCACTGCGTCGAGGCTGACGACGGACTTCGTGTAAGCGTCTACTCGAACGTCATTGAAGAGCAGGGCTTGACGGGGGTCAGGGCTGAGGACGTTGACTGGCCCATGAGCCTGGGCGAGCCATCCATCAAGATTGATCAGCCCTCGGGCATCGATGGCGGAGTTCTCAGCGGGAAAACCGCCATTACAGCGCAGCTGATCGCCAAACAAGGTTTTGAGAAGGGCGACAACGCCCTCTTGCGCATTGCCGATATGAAAGACACCCCCGCTTTGTCGATAGGCCCGGAGGCACCCAAAGTCCGCGAGAAGGTCACCTCTATTGGCTTTCCTGATCTCGTTGGCTCAACCTCGGATGTGGAACGGCAAAAGCCGTCGTACCGATCCGGGGCCGTGAGCTCACGCAGTTACTCAACGCAAGGTGTTCCCCGCACGGAGATCGACACCGACATCACCCCGGGGATGTCCGGAGGGCCTTCAGTCAACGAGGAGGGACAAGTCATTGGCATCAATTCCGCCTACGTGTACCAAGGGGCAGGACAGGCTAACTACATCACCGACACGGAAACGCTCCGGGAATTCCTGACAGCAAATGGAGTCAAGTTGGCTGAGCCGGCGTCACAGTCCGCGGCCCCTGCGGCTGCCGTTGAGAACCCGACCGCCGTCACGTCGACCGGTCCTGAGATTCCGCTGTGGATGATCGTGACACTGGCAGGCCTCGTGCTCGCCCTCGCCGTCATGGCTATCTTCCTTACCCGGGCGATGCGCCAACGGCCCAAGCCGGCCGCCGCAGCCGCTATGCCTGCCGGTCCACAGATGCCTTGGGTGCAAGAACCGCCTCGCCCCGAGAATGGACCGCGCCCTGAGAATGGACCGCGCCGTGAGGACGGTCAGCCTCTGTAG
- a CDS encoding putative TadE-like family protein (identified by match to protein family HMM PF07811): protein MRSKGRKSKTLFNRKPSTAKSQSGAVAVEFALVLPIFLVLVLGIFEFGRAFNIQISLSEAAREAARYAAIHQSDSTYSVGDAQAAGVAAAPTVDLAPGDITVTSSGTSPCNVEVNISYSTPWMTGFPGLVPGMPAELDISGTGVMRCGG from the coding sequence ATGAGATCCAAAGGTAGGAAGAGTAAAACGCTCTTTAACAGAAAGCCCTCTACCGCTAAAAGCCAGTCTGGTGCGGTAGCAGTTGAATTTGCACTTGTACTGCCGATATTCCTCGTCTTGGTACTGGGGATTTTTGAGTTCGGCCGGGCATTCAACATCCAGATTTCCTTGTCGGAGGCCGCTCGCGAAGCAGCCCGCTACGCAGCTATTCATCAATCAGATTCCACCTACAGCGTCGGCGACGCGCAGGCGGCTGGTGTGGCCGCCGCGCCCACCGTGGACTTGGCTCCGGGCGACATCACCGTCACGTCGTCGGGCACAAGCCCGTGCAACGTGGAGGTCAATATCTCCTACAGCACGCCGTGGATGACTGGATTTCCAGGACTGGTGCCCGGGATGCCGGCCGAACTGGATATCTCCGGGACAGGAGTCATGCGATGCGGCGGCTGA
- a CDS encoding putative Type II/IV secretion system protein (identified by match to protein family HMM PF00437), whose protein sequence is MNLAKRLQTARGLEVETPGTSTLGDPWAGPATHTPDYIADSTGAGGTTEDSSQALSAVKERTSSALFDRMGSRISDTTLDEAELHRYVKEELRAVIDEDDIPLTSQERQRLVQEIADDVLGLGPLQRFLDDKDVTEIMVNGADKVYVEIAGRLHLTNVHFSSEEHLRRIIERIVSKVGRRIDESSPLVDARLSDGSRVNAIIPPLAVNGSSLTIRKFGRVPLTAQNLIQLGTMSPEITELLHACVQARLNIIVSGGTGTGKTTLLNVLSSFLPSDERIVTIEDAVELQLQQSHVVRLESRPSNIEGKGEIAIRDLVRNSLRMRPDRIVVGEVRGGEALDMLQAMNTGHDGSISTVHANSPRDAIARLETLVLMAGMDLPLRAIREQISSAVNLVVQISRLRDGTRRITHVTEVQGMEGDVVTLQDAFIFDYSAGMDANGRFLGKPVPTGVRPRFVDHFADLGIHISPAVFGTMAAGGGKR, encoded by the coding sequence GTGAACCTCGCAAAGCGCCTTCAGACCGCTCGGGGGCTGGAAGTTGAGACCCCGGGCACGTCAACATTGGGAGATCCATGGGCCGGGCCAGCAACCCACACCCCTGACTACATCGCCGATTCAACGGGAGCAGGAGGAACTACCGAGGACTCAAGCCAAGCGTTGTCAGCAGTCAAAGAACGCACCAGTTCAGCGTTGTTTGATCGTATGGGTTCCCGAATTTCAGACACCACACTGGATGAGGCGGAACTCCACCGCTACGTCAAAGAGGAACTCCGTGCCGTTATTGACGAAGACGACATTCCGCTGACATCCCAGGAGAGACAACGACTGGTCCAGGAGATCGCTGACGACGTTCTTGGTCTTGGGCCGCTTCAACGCTTCCTTGACGACAAGGACGTCACAGAGATCATGGTGAACGGTGCCGACAAGGTCTACGTGGAGATTGCCGGAAGACTTCACTTAACCAATGTTCATTTCAGCTCCGAAGAGCATCTTCGCCGAATCATTGAGCGGATTGTCTCCAAGGTTGGCCGCCGCATTGACGAGTCCTCTCCACTGGTGGACGCAAGGCTCTCGGACGGATCCCGAGTCAATGCGATTATTCCTCCGCTCGCTGTCAATGGATCGTCGCTCACGATTCGAAAGTTTGGCCGCGTGCCGCTAACGGCCCAGAATCTCATCCAATTGGGAACCATGAGCCCCGAGATCACCGAACTGCTTCACGCGTGCGTACAGGCCCGGCTGAACATCATCGTCTCGGGCGGTACAGGAACAGGAAAGACAACGCTCTTGAACGTCCTGTCATCGTTTCTTCCTTCAGATGAACGCATCGTCACCATCGAAGACGCCGTGGAACTGCAGCTCCAGCAATCGCACGTTGTCCGGTTGGAAAGCCGACCAAGCAACATCGAAGGAAAGGGTGAGATCGCCATCCGGGATCTCGTGCGGAATTCCCTGCGCATGCGCCCCGACCGGATCGTAGTGGGCGAAGTTCGTGGCGGTGAGGCACTGGACATGCTTCAGGCAATGAACACCGGCCACGATGGTTCCATTTCTACTGTCCACGCGAATTCTCCGCGCGACGCCATCGCACGCCTTGAAACGTTGGTACTGATGGCCGGCATGGACTTACCTCTCCGCGCAATTCGAGAGCAGATTTCGTCCGCTGTGAACCTGGTTGTCCAAATTTCGCGGTTGCGCGACGGCACCCGCCGCATCACGCATGTGACGGAAGTCCAAGGCATGGAAGGTGATGTTGTCACCCTGCAGGATGCCTTCATCTTCGATTACTCAGCAGGGATGGACGCAAACGGGCGATTCCTAGGAAAACCGGTTCCGACCGGTGTGCGGCCACGGTTCGTAGACCACTTTGCGGACTTGGGCATCCATATTTCACCAGCGGTCTTTGGAACGATGGCAGCTGGCGGTGGAAAGCGATGA
- the rplM gene encoding ribosomal protein L13 (identified by match to protein family HMM PF00572; match to protein family HMM TIGR01066), which translates to MRTYTPKPGDINRQWHVIDATDVVLGRLASQTATLLRGKHKPTFASHMDMGDFVIIINAEKVALTGAKLEQKRAYRHSGYPGGLTSVNYAELLESNPVRAVEKAIKGMLPKNSLAAQQLGKLKVYAGPEHPHAAQQPKTFEITQVAQ; encoded by the coding sequence GTGCGTACGTACACCCCGAAGCCCGGCGATATCAACCGCCAGTGGCACGTCATTGACGCCACCGACGTTGTCCTTGGTCGTCTTGCCAGCCAGACCGCAACACTGCTGCGCGGAAAGCACAAGCCGACCTTTGCGTCCCACATGGACATGGGCGACTTCGTCATCATCATCAACGCTGAAAAGGTTGCCCTCACCGGCGCCAAGCTGGAGCAGAAGCGCGCATACCGCCACTCCGGTTACCCGGGCGGCCTGACCTCCGTCAACTACGCCGAGCTGTTGGAATCCAACCCGGTTCGCGCTGTTGAGAAGGCCATCAAGGGCATGCTCCCCAAGAACTCCCTCGCCGCTCAGCAGCTGGGCAAGCTCAAGGTCTACGCAGGCCCGGAGCACCCCCACGCTGCACAGCAGCCGAAGACTTTCGAAATCACCCAGGTCGCCCAGTAG
- a CDS encoding putative bacterial type II secretion system protein F domain (identified by match to protein family HMM PF00482): protein MNVIAWASVALIVVPIAFMAWAFISVDRTGLATVRTNLSRSAGMATDLGAQPSAFNLHRLGAKLTPKGYTIWLDKLLAKLGRPAGMPLGRLLILKPALALAAGLVGLLFFLRAPSGQGFLLYLAAVLLVYFIPDLIIHGRAAERQKAIQTELPNTLDQMLISVEAGLGFEGAMARAGQNGSGPLAMEMLRTLQDMQAGRSRKEAYVALAERVDVHDLRAFVGAIVQADTYGIAIANVLRTQAKQMRIKRRQRAEEQAMKLPVKVLFPLMFCILPVLFIVIMGPAVLNVMTNLAGTF, encoded by the coding sequence ATGAACGTTATTGCATGGGCGTCCGTCGCCTTGATCGTAGTTCCCATCGCCTTTATGGCATGGGCGTTCATTTCAGTAGACCGTACTGGCCTCGCAACCGTCCGTACCAACTTGAGTCGAAGCGCAGGAATGGCCACTGACTTGGGGGCACAGCCGTCAGCATTCAACCTGCATCGTCTGGGTGCAAAGCTCACCCCAAAGGGCTACACCATCTGGCTGGACAAGTTGCTGGCCAAATTGGGCCGACCAGCGGGAATGCCCCTGGGACGCCTCCTGATCCTCAAACCAGCGTTGGCCTTGGCAGCAGGCCTCGTGGGTCTGTTGTTCTTCCTGAGAGCCCCTTCGGGCCAGGGTTTCCTGCTGTACCTGGCCGCAGTGTTGCTGGTGTACTTCATCCCGGACCTGATCATCCACGGCCGCGCTGCCGAACGGCAAAAGGCAATCCAAACTGAGCTACCCAACACTCTGGACCAGATGCTCATCTCCGTTGAAGCCGGCCTTGGTTTTGAAGGGGCCATGGCCCGGGCCGGGCAGAATGGTTCGGGACCGCTGGCCATGGAAATGCTCCGAACACTGCAGGACATGCAGGCGGGACGCAGCCGCAAGGAAGCATACGTGGCTTTGGCCGAACGTGTGGATGTCCACGACCTCAGGGCATTCGTCGGGGCCATAGTGCAGGCCGATACCTATGGGATCGCCATAGCCAACGTCCTGCGGACCCAGGCCAAGCAAATGCGTATCAAACGCCGCCAAAGGGCGGAGGAGCAGGCAATGAAGCTGCCTGTGAAGGTCCTGTTCCCTTTGATGTTCTGCATCCTGCCAGTGCTGTTCATCGTCATCATGGGTCCGGCCGTCCTCAATGTGATGACTAATCTGGCCGGCACTTTTTAG
- the truA gene encoding tRNA pseudouridine synthase A (identified by match to protein family HMM PF01416; match to protein family HMM TIGR00071) → MNERKPAAPVMGGGGFLRVRLDLSYDGGPFSGWALQPGLRTVQGSLEEALALLLQRPVRVTVAGRTDAGVHARGQVVHLDLTEAEWLSLPRGHELDPAVALLRRLRGALSRILGDLTGSIEVHDAGLAPEGFDARFSALWRRYSYRIADGPERWDPVLRGITLWHKAPLNVELMNEGAFALLGLQDFRSYCKPREGATTIRELQQFSFDRGSDDVIVATVQADAFCHNMVRSLVGSALRVGEGLETPGWLHSRLLERKRDAKSVLAAPHPLVLEEVAYPSDSELLARAELTRARRE, encoded by the coding sequence ATGAACGAACGAAAACCCGCTGCCCCCGTTATGGGAGGCGGCGGGTTTTTGCGTGTCCGGCTTGATCTTTCCTACGACGGCGGCCCTTTCAGCGGGTGGGCTCTGCAGCCAGGTCTCCGGACCGTGCAAGGATCCCTTGAGGAAGCTTTGGCGCTTCTACTACAGCGACCGGTTCGCGTGACGGTTGCAGGCCGGACGGACGCCGGCGTCCACGCCCGCGGTCAAGTGGTTCACCTGGACCTGACGGAAGCCGAGTGGCTGTCACTGCCGCGCGGGCACGAGCTCGATCCCGCCGTCGCGCTTTTACGCCGACTCCGCGGCGCTTTGAGCCGCATTCTCGGCGATCTGACGGGGTCCATTGAAGTGCACGACGCCGGTCTGGCGCCGGAAGGTTTCGACGCCCGCTTCTCAGCGTTGTGGCGGAGGTACAGTTACCGGATTGCCGACGGTCCGGAACGTTGGGACCCTGTGCTGCGGGGAATCACTTTGTGGCATAAAGCGCCTTTGAATGTGGAGCTCATGAACGAGGGCGCCTTTGCGTTGCTGGGCCTCCAGGATTTCCGTTCTTACTGCAAACCCCGCGAGGGAGCCACGACCATACGTGAGCTGCAGCAGTTCTCGTTTGACCGTGGAAGCGACGACGTTATTGTTGCCACCGTTCAGGCCGATGCGTTCTGCCACAACATGGTGCGGTCCCTGGTAGGTTCCGCCTTGCGAGTGGGGGAGGGGTTGGAAACTCCGGGTTGGTTGCACTCACGTCTTCTCGAACGCAAACGCGATGCCAAATCTGTGCTTGCTGCTCCGCATCCCTTGGTGCTGGAGGAAGTCGCCTACCCGTCCGATAGCGAGTTGCTGGCGCGGGCCGAGCTGACGCGGGCCCGGCGAGAGTAG
- a CDS encoding putative flp pilus assembly protein CpaE — MSRFLVITADVDFEKRVRQAAAGMHGDVQSIIADYLPQGPDDVLRVLSGQLLEVLVLGPGLQADDAIRLASLFDLQYPEISVVLASTDAAEVALPAMRAGIRDLLEPSADPGTIRALLERASLAAAGRRRGLGAQVDAGPQGGRIIAVMSPKGGVGKTTISTNLAIGLGRISPMRVVIADLDLQFGDVASGLLIDPDRTIADAVTGAAVQDSMVLKSYLSVHPAGIYALCAPRNPSQIEQISAEQVGHLLEQLAREFDYVIVDTAPGLGEHVLATLERASDVVWVCGMDIPSIRGLRNGLEILDEIGLVPEQRHVVLNFADKRSGLTLIDVEATIGCPVDVTLPRSRSLPYSTNRGIPVLQDGTKDVTLRGLRQLVDRFKPGWEERPHKQLHRRAVVK; from the coding sequence ATGAGCCGCTTTCTAGTCATCACGGCTGATGTAGATTTCGAAAAGCGCGTCCGCCAAGCCGCGGCCGGCATGCATGGCGATGTGCAGTCCATCATTGCCGACTACTTGCCGCAGGGCCCGGACGACGTCCTCCGGGTGCTGTCCGGACAACTGCTGGAAGTCCTTGTCCTGGGGCCCGGGCTACAGGCTGACGACGCAATCCGATTGGCAAGCCTGTTCGATCTTCAGTATCCGGAGATCAGCGTAGTGCTCGCTTCGACGGATGCAGCGGAAGTCGCACTCCCGGCAATGCGCGCAGGCATCCGTGACTTGTTGGAGCCTTCCGCGGATCCGGGCACCATTCGGGCGCTGTTGGAGCGTGCCAGCCTCGCGGCTGCCGGGCGTCGCAGGGGCTTGGGTGCACAAGTAGACGCAGGGCCACAGGGAGGGCGGATTATCGCCGTCATGTCGCCCAAGGGCGGCGTGGGCAAGACGACTATCTCAACCAACCTCGCTATTGGGCTGGGGCGAATCTCTCCCATGAGGGTTGTCATCGCCGATTTGGATCTCCAGTTCGGCGACGTCGCATCCGGGCTCCTCATAGACCCGGATAGGACAATCGCGGATGCGGTTACCGGTGCGGCAGTCCAGGACAGCATGGTGCTGAAGTCATATCTCTCAGTTCATCCCGCCGGTATTTATGCCCTCTGTGCGCCCCGTAACCCCTCCCAAATCGAGCAGATTTCCGCGGAACAGGTGGGGCATCTCCTTGAACAACTGGCCAGGGAATTCGACTACGTGATTGTGGATACCGCACCGGGTCTTGGTGAGCACGTCCTGGCGACCCTAGAACGTGCCTCCGACGTCGTGTGGGTATGTGGAATGGATATCCCGAGCATCAGAGGACTTCGGAACGGTCTCGAAATACTTGACGAGATCGGGCTGGTCCCCGAACAGCGCCACGTTGTCCTGAACTTCGCGGACAAGCGCAGCGGGCTGACCTTGATAGATGTGGAAGCCACCATAGGGTGCCCGGTGGATGTCACTTTGCCGCGGTCCCGTTCACTCCCCTACTCAACCAATAGGGGCATCCCCGTACTTCAAGACGGGACGAAGGATGTCACGCTCCGCGGTCTCCGTCAGCTCGTTGATCGCTTCAAGCCGGGCTGGGAAGAACGGCCGCACAAGCAGCTGCACCGAAGGGCGGTAGTCAAGTGA
- a CDS encoding hypothetical protein (identified by Glimmer2; putative) produces the protein MRRLKHDDRERGAVAPMTAMLMVALLGMTAFAVDVAMMYSEHAQLQNGADSSAIGIAQACAQNAASADCAAPTSAATSLAGLNALDGVSNAPQASVNLGTGTVDVTTQSRNTSGDNHFTLVFARALGVETANIQASAQAKFGGFSATDAIPLTFSQCEADPSFTKGLQFFPVHGTTLSDDPDYACQHQSSSGFELPGGFGWLKHPGSTCTVHIDIDDPWLEANEGNDFDSTCSSAFASWETKLKAGKPVELLIPIFETACPVKKGKGTNPCASSPYKKSFKIEAFAQISLRGWHLTGGGSSYMTSDASALQKSLGLKNSDTGLYGTFIKKVSLTEAATLGGPTTYGALGVQLTE, from the coding sequence ATGCGGCGGCTGAAACACGATGATCGCGAGCGCGGCGCTGTTGCTCCCATGACCGCCATGCTGATGGTGGCCCTCCTGGGCATGACTGCTTTCGCCGTAGATGTTGCCATGATGTACTCCGAGCACGCTCAGTTGCAGAACGGTGCCGACTCATCAGCAATAGGCATCGCCCAGGCTTGTGCACAGAACGCCGCTTCAGCCGACTGTGCTGCACCCACATCAGCAGCAACCTCCTTGGCGGGCCTGAATGCACTCGACGGTGTCAGTAATGCGCCACAAGCCTCGGTAAATCTGGGCACCGGGACCGTTGATGTCACGACCCAATCCCGCAACACCTCCGGCGACAATCACTTCACTCTGGTGTTCGCGCGAGCCTTGGGCGTCGAGACAGCCAACATCCAGGCCTCGGCCCAAGCTAAATTCGGCGGATTCTCAGCTACCGATGCCATCCCGCTGACGTTCTCCCAATGCGAGGCGGACCCGAGCTTCACCAAAGGCCTGCAGTTCTTCCCGGTTCACGGCACCACGCTTTCCGACGACCCGGACTACGCATGCCAGCACCAGTCTTCATCGGGATTCGAGCTTCCCGGTGGATTCGGCTGGCTCAAACACCCAGGCTCCACCTGCACGGTGCACATAGACATTGACGATCCCTGGTTGGAGGCCAATGAGGGCAACGACTTCGATTCCACGTGTAGCTCCGCCTTCGCGTCCTGGGAGACCAAGCTCAAAGCCGGCAAGCCTGTGGAACTTCTCATTCCGATTTTCGAAACAGCCTGCCCAGTGAAGAAGGGTAAGGGAACCAACCCCTGCGCTTCCTCACCCTACAAGAAGTCCTTCAAGATCGAGGCCTTCGCGCAGATCTCTCTCCGGGGGTGGCATCTCACGGGCGGCGGATCCAGCTACATGACCTCCGATGCCTCTGCGCTTCAGAAGTCCCTGGGTCTCAAGAACAGCGACACAGGTTTGTACGGCACCTTCATCAAGAAAGTAAGTCTGACGGAGGCCGCAACTCTGGGCGGCCCAACCACGTACGGCGCCTTGGGCGTCCAACTCACCGAGTAG